The segment TAATCTACTCATTTAAGATAATTTTGTAAGTTgttatattaatatcatataGAGTACAGAACATAAGATGGTATATTGAATGGAATACAGTAGTCTCATTATCCctattttgattttaattggagaataattgctttacaatgttgtgctggtttctgctgtacaacaacgtaaACCAGCtataagtacacatatatccactctcatATCCTTATTTTTAAGCTGAGAAAACTGTAGCATAGGACAGAAAAATCAACTGGACGAAATGATTCAGGAACTTGAGGGAAAACTAAAGAGATGCCCAGATAACAAAGATACTGGTCACCTGAGAAGACAAGAGTaacccacaaaaaataaaaacaaaaaaatgtagcAAGATTGTCATTTTCAAACAGTTTAACTGGTAAAACTCTTTTAagcttatcattattattattatcattgttacATTTACACTTTTATTGACAACTCTGAGGACCAGTAGTATCCTACCATTGTGCAGGATGCTGGGTGGGAATAAGAAATGGAGACTTGCTCCTGCTCTGGGGAGTCAATTCCTCCCCATTTAAAGGACTCTCAGTTAGAAGGTTCTGATGGAGgatgtgtgtgggggaggggtgtttaaaatgaaaagaaggacTTTGATCTTGAAAAGTACAGattatagaaaattcttaaaataataaaagttgaaATATGCTGAATGAAATGTATAAATTGGTGGGATCTTTGTTGatcaatttttataaatgatcCCACGTGTTACTGTGGGAAACTGGATATACCTCAATAACAATGTTTTCTGTGCAGCAGATTgacatattgatttttaaaatctttcttagaAAATCATACTATTTGAAGACAGACAACATACCTATTTCCAGCAATTAACCCCCTGTTCAAATCTCAGCCACACGTACGTCCATGGTGGTGAATAAAAGATATGGTGGGTGTGCATGAGATAGTTCAGCATATTTCAACTGGTGAAATATCAAAGTTTTGGCTTagcttctggttcaagatggcagagtaaaagGACATGCACTTATCTCCTCACGAAAGAGCAACGAAAtcgcaactagctgttgaacagccATCCAGAGGAGGACTCTGGAGCCCACCAAAAAGGGATGTCACATGtccaaacacaaagaagaaactaCAACGAGATGCAGGAGGCTctcaaacacaataaaaataaatcccaTCCCTGCCAGATGGGAaaccaacaaactggaaaacaataatACCAGAAAAGTTCTCCCACTGGTGTGAAGGTTCTGAGCCTCATGTCATGCTTGCAAGCctgcaaagggactgggaatccccagacAATCTGActctgaaggccagtgggatttgattacaggacttccacaggactgtggGAGAGACTCTTCTTGCAGGAgacaaacaaaatcttgcatgcaccaagacccaggggaagggagcagtgaccccacaggagactgaaccagacctgccTCCTAAGGTTGGAGTCTCCTATGGaagtgtgggtcagcagtggcttcCCGTGGGGACAAGGGTACTAGCAGCAGCAATACTGGAAGGTGGCCCATGGTGTGAGTCTCCTTGGAGGTTGCCGAAAATCAAGCACTTCATTCATTAATCATGTTTCTCACTTCTTTAGTATGAGAAGAGGTAAAACTGGCTTCTGAACCATTTGTTGGGTTTTGTTCTTTCAGTAGCAAAACAGAGGCTCCAGGAGGTGACATTGCCAGCAAGTATGGACAAGGGATTTTATGGAAAGGGGAACTAGGATCCAACCTGGGACAGCCCAGAACTGGAGATCAGAACCACACACTTCACAGCCCCCGctctttccttcctgcctctgcttGTGTTTGATTATCTGTACTGATATgcgatctctattctttccctagTATCATATTTATGCTAGATCAAGCATTTTCTACCAATTCATCTTACTCAAAGAGTTTTTTATGAGCTCATAGGAATGCTTTTAGAAGTATGAAACCCAGAAATTGGAATGCTCTTCACCATACAGCAAAGGAACGTTCTCACACTGACAGCACTATGGAACTAGCACCCAAGTGGAAAAGGAAATACCTTTGTCAGGGGCCAGCACCTTTCCATGCTGCCCTCCAGTCGCTGTCTCAGAGCAGCTGTCCTGTCTCCTCCCTGAGGGCAGACACTCCGTGATTCTCACTGTCCTGATGATTTCTGCCAGGAGCTCTTGATACCTCTTGTGTGATATAGATTCATTGAATCCAAACAGTAATTGTATGAAAACCACTCTTATTGTCCCCatattaaaaatgaggaaactgacctGTTGTGTTTGTGAACTTCTTCAGGGTCATACTGTTGGTAAATAGCAGAATTGGGAATCAGAGGTTTTGCAATTTCTAGAACTCTCCTTTCACTTAGACTCTCTTCCTGTGGCTTCTACTCTGACTACACCATGCAGCTAGAAGAAATCAGCACAGAACAGAGCTCCTGTGTTGGAGGCAGTGAAGGTATTGTGGAAGGGACTGAATTGCTCAGTAAGGCAGTGCTGAGGAGAAGGTGGGAGGCAGAGTAATAGGAGTCAGGAGCAGCCAGACAACACCATATGGTATCATCTTTCCTGCAGGAGGTGACTGCTTCCCTCAGATATGTATATCAACCATTCTTTAATGAGTGGGTATAAATTAGTTATGCCTATGACATCAAGACTAACCATTTTCTACAATTTCATAATTTCCTttctaccttttttctttttggcaccCTCCACAGCTTATAGGTTCTTAGTTCCTCAACTAAGGCTCCCTGGAGGAAAAACTCAGAGTCCTAACAACTGCACCCACAGACGTTTCTCAGAATTCCACCTTTTGAAAGACACTTGTTAGAAAGTGATAGAACTGTTTCAAAGTAAAGTGAACAAATACTATTTTGTCATAGGTATTTGTAGACAAAATAAGGATTtaggttttcaaaataaaaactcaagaaATTTATCTTGATAACTATTTAATAAATAAACCACATAACAATTTTAATTGAATagggaaatatattttctaaattttaatacaATGTAAACATACACATctcaatatgaaaatataaatatgatgagataaaatattccattaactaaataaataaagaataaataaataacatcagGGCAGTCATTGCTTATGGACTGATACCCCTGCACTTGATTACTTTTATATCTACTTGCTTATTACTATGGACATGTATCGGCTGAGTTAATTCAACAAATCTGGGGGCTAAAGCAGAATTCAGAGTCTTCTGAAATGACCCCAGGTGAGTATACAAGGATGATGTGGCATCTTAGTCAGTGAGGGTCATATCAAGGTGAGTTCAGGTCTCCATCCATCATTCTTAACCTTTCTTGCAAGTTGGTTGATGAAAAGAAGGATCTCATGATTTCCACTCTGATGATTTCCCAGGCACAGTCGCTGTATTCCTTCTCTTTCAGGTAGACATGGATGCCCTGGAAGTACCTCTTCACGGCCAGTGTGGGTCCTGTCCTTCCCAGGGCAGAGTCTTCCTCTCCTCTCACTGGGCCCAGGCAGGCATCCAGGTCGTCCAACTGCTGATGGAGTCCAGTGTGGAGCTGCTCCAGGAGGGTGGTGTCCCAGGCAGCAGAGGAGTGCTCTGTGTGGAAGAGGTTGAAGGTCTGCTGGAGCATCTCGTGGAGCACAGAGATGGCCTGGGCCTCCTGGAGCTGGCcaccctccaccatctcctgggggaAAGCAAAGTCTTTTCTGTCCTGCACACAGAAGTGAGGGGAGAGCCTGCTCATTTGGCccagaagcctgaggttctttcTTCCAACCAGCATGTGGTTCTGAGACAGGTCACAGCCCAGGGATCCTCCCGGGCCGTAGCTGACCAGCACCAGGGCCATCAGTAGAGAGAGCACGAAGGCCATGGGGAAGATGAGGCTGCTGCTGGCCTGGCTGAGACAGCGTCTGGTGGAACCTTGAGGTAGGTTCTCTGATGCCATGCTTTCTAAGCAAGGCCATTAAATAGGGAACAtgatagttttcattttctagtcatttctctacacttttacttccttttttggttttctgttaCGTATTCTCAACACAGTCAAAgaaattttcttccttctagaCTATTAATTGTGCCTTTTCCTAGTGATTTCAGATGTGCCCATCCAAATGGATATTTTTCAATCAAATGACAAAGGTCTTTGTCTTAAGTCAGACTTGATGCACATGTGTAATCACACATGTTATCGCCCTTTATCTCTCATGCATAAGTGTTGCTCTCCTCTCATCCATGAACACATTTTTGGCTTGCTCTTAGGCTCCATTTTTCCCTCTTTGATTCCATAGGAAGCCAGGCTCTGTCTGCTCTATGGTTTCCATATTTATAAAGGATTTACCAGATCACCCTGGGAGTTAAGCTCTTGGAAACAAATGATGAGTTTTCTTTAGTGTTTGATTCATAGAAGAGGCTGATTATTATCAGTCCTTGAACTCCTCccacatttctcttccttttagaaACATTCCTGTAGATCCCTGCCCATCAGGGAACCATGAGGGCAGGACCATTACAGAACTCAGCCTTTCTTTCCACCATTTTCTTACTGGAGACCTGTCATCCTCCACAGACTGGGCCAATACCCCCACCAGAATCATGTTTTTTCTCAGAGAACATCGGTGAGGAGACTCTACATCCAGGATAATTGtattttcccagcagcacttcactCACAAGGGAGAGATCAGATGGAGCCACCCCCTGTCCTCTGGAGTGACTGAGTCCCCTTGTTCACCTGCTGGACTCCCTCCCTGAGGACAGGCTCACCACATCCTGTGGACTCGAAAATCTCCTTTCTGTGGAGGGCTTATTGATTTGTTGGGAAAATAAATTGTCTCCCCGAAACCCCAACCTCTCCCCTGGAGTTTTTGTGTGAAGGACCCTAGTTCTCAGTGGTGACCTCTTCTTCTCCTGACCCGTTTCCCCAGGTGTCTAAAGTGTCAGCAGTGCTCAGATGCTGAGAGCAAAAGTGTGTTTGTGCAAGTTGTTGTTGGAGTTTCCAACTGCAATTATTTTACTTTCAgtagataaataatatttactttgCCAAGTATAGGTTTTATTATTCAACTCTTTTACTTAAACTCTTCAACACTTGTTCTGCTCAGAGTTTCTGAGCTGGAGGAAGGAGATTCAGTGATGGTATTGTCTCTTACTGGAAGCTTATGTCACAGAATCTAAGGAGTTTCAGTCATTGATTCAGGCAGTTGATTCTACTGGGCATCTCTGTTCCTCTGTTTCTGTC is part of the Bubalus kerabau isolate K-KA32 ecotype Philippines breed swamp buffalo chromosome 4, PCC_UOA_SB_1v2, whole genome shotgun sequence genome and harbors:
- the LOC129651502 gene encoding interferon omega-1-like; this encodes MAFVLSLLMALVLVSYGPGGSLGCDLSQNHMLVGRKNLRLLGQMSRLSPHFCVQDRKDFAFPQEMVEGGQLQEAQAISVLHEMLQQTFNLFHTEHSSAAWDTTLLEQLHTGLHQQLDDLDACLGPVRGEEDSALGRTGPTLAVKRYFQGIHVYLKEKEYSDCAWEIIRVEIMRSFFSSTNLQERLRMMDGDLNSP